In Chitinophaga sp. HK235, a single window of DNA contains:
- a CDS encoding outer membrane beta-barrel family protein → MKYLIPFYFFIICSSYTFAQEKIPPVKPAVAGKDSSKSLREVNVVAQKPFIAIDKNKIILSIDKNKVAGQSVADILKKAPGITIQNNIILFEGRPITAQMKGKTIHLSLSTLTDFLGATAATAINEIEIITVPLSNVDASATSAIINLKPAKIPANGYNTNLNFKIGTRSDFGNGGIGTAVNFKYNKLSGLAAINYSRDHQLSKEEVTRNLTPTEKNKTSLIHELNNSNSQPENIPLSLSLEYTLSPRSQIGTVVNALFSNTSTERHNTSSIFLHPLSTDAADSLITMPGTQKKQGQSGAIDLYYRLKLDTAGQELNFNTAYSKGHSTYINSQDYDYFLTDGSSYQTSSSLNQSSVMDLVTKSIQVDYIKPIRKIKLESGLKYGWTSVNQNLQQTITNKNGSTQLNDEPAYDENIFAGYVNLSGAIGNTSYSIGVRGENTAIKSFPIDTYGSTNRSYFKVFPTLLFSRRAGQSSFVLSYKKSIERPRFSRLTNFKYYISPFYYYTGNPGLQPYFQNATRFSWTFKNRFQVVASYTWYKNNMLEYAELDTINNITRGLIANNGDFRSAILNPNYFANMTKWWYTNTGFRIMQRHLGFVSNQQSTSLDNTNFSVNTLNTFTLSKSMKCEFYAYYNSPTYYSASKTGEFYFVDVSIFKNVLKGMGQLSLSVSDIFFTNISKSDAQYALISYKSSNNWDSRNVLLGFNYRFGSKSYKSNQLKKSSATDDIKSRSY, encoded by the coding sequence ATGAAATACTTAATACCATTTTATTTTTTTATTATCTGCAGTAGTTACACTTTCGCCCAGGAAAAAATCCCTCCGGTAAAACCAGCTGTAGCTGGCAAGGATAGCAGCAAATCACTCAGAGAAGTAAACGTAGTTGCGCAAAAACCTTTCATCGCAATTGATAAGAATAAAATCATTTTATCTATTGATAAAAACAAAGTGGCCGGACAATCTGTTGCGGACATACTAAAAAAGGCACCCGGAATCACCATTCAAAACAATATCATTCTCTTTGAAGGCAGGCCCATCACTGCTCAGATGAAAGGGAAAACTATTCATCTATCTCTTTCAACACTAACAGACTTCCTGGGTGCGACGGCTGCCACCGCCATCAATGAGATAGAGATCATAACAGTTCCGCTCTCAAACGTGGATGCATCCGCTACCAGCGCGATCATTAATCTGAAACCGGCCAAAATTCCGGCCAACGGGTATAACACCAATCTCAACTTCAAAATAGGCACCAGGTCGGATTTTGGCAATGGTGGCATAGGAACAGCCGTTAATTTTAAATACAACAAACTCTCCGGTTTGGCTGCCATCAATTATTCCAGAGACCATCAGCTGAGTAAAGAAGAAGTCACCCGCAACTTAACGCCCACAGAAAAAAACAAGACTTCTTTGATACATGAACTCAACAACAGTAACAGTCAACCGGAAAACATACCGTTATCACTGAGCCTGGAATATACATTGAGCCCAAGAAGCCAGATAGGAACAGTCGTAAATGCCCTGTTTTCCAATACCTCAACAGAGCGGCATAACACCTCATCGATCTTCCTTCACCCCTTATCCACCGACGCTGCCGATTCGCTCATCACCATGCCGGGTACTCAAAAAAAACAAGGTCAATCTGGCGCCATCGACCTATACTATAGATTGAAACTGGATACGGCAGGCCAGGAATTAAACTTCAACACCGCCTATTCAAAAGGACATAGCACCTATATTAACTCGCAGGACTATGATTATTTCCTGACTGATGGCAGTTCCTATCAAACATCATCCAGCCTTAACCAATCCTCTGTCATGGATTTAGTTACCAAAAGCATACAGGTGGACTATATCAAACCAATCCGGAAAATTAAACTGGAATCCGGATTAAAATATGGCTGGACAAGTGTTAACCAAAACCTGCAGCAAACTATAACCAACAAAAACGGCTCTACTCAATTGAATGACGAACCCGCCTATGACGAAAATATTTTTGCGGGATATGTAAACCTGTCCGGCGCCATCGGTAATACCAGCTATTCAATTGGTGTAAGAGGAGAAAACACTGCTATTAAATCATTCCCCATAGATACCTATGGAAGCACAAACAGAAGCTATTTCAAGGTATTTCCCACCTTACTTTTTTCCAGGAGAGCAGGCCAAAGCAGCTTTGTTTTGAGTTATAAAAAGAGTATTGAAAGACCCCGCTTCTCCCGCTTGACAAATTTCAAATATTACATAAGTCCTTTCTACTATTATACCGGTAACCCTGGCTTACAGCCTTATTTCCAAAATGCCACCAGGTTTTCCTGGACATTTAAAAACAGATTCCAGGTAGTAGCCAGTTACACCTGGTACAAAAACAACATGCTGGAATATGCTGAACTGGACACTATTAACAATATTACGAGAGGATTGATTGCTAATAACGGAGACTTTAGAAGTGCTATTCTGAACCCCAATTATTTTGCAAACATGACCAAATGGTGGTATACCAACACCGGCTTCAGAATTATGCAAAGACACCTTGGCTTTGTCTCCAATCAACAATCAACCAGCTTAGACAACACAAACTTTAGCGTTAATACATTAAATACCTTCACCCTTTCCAAAAGCATGAAATGTGAGTTTTATGCTTATTATAATTCTCCTACTTATTATAGTGCCTCTAAAACCGGCGAGTTTTATTTCGTGGATGTAAGCATCTTTAAAAATGTATTAAAAGGAATGGGACAGCTTTCTCTTTCCGTAAGCGATATTTTTTTCACGAATATTTCAAAGTCAGATGCCCAATATGCACTAATCAGCTATAAATCCAGCAACAATTGGGATAGCCGGAATGTTCTTCTAGGGTTCAATTACCGGTTCGGCAGCAAAAGTTATAAAAGTAATCAGTTAAAGAAGTCTTCAGCCACCGATGATAT